A segment of the Trifolium pratense cultivar HEN17-A07 linkage group LG7, ARS_RC_1.1, whole genome shotgun sequence genome:
gggttagatgcagttactttctttcaatatgtagatctaaacacaataaaatatcaagtagaagagacgtagaaattaaaatagatctaaaatatatatattagaatatttttctcACCTTTTTCATCAccatattattaaatataagctttgtaaaatataacatttttatcttatatcaaagatggataaaaataacaaagagaagaatatatatgagattgagagggagagaaggaaaaaaattaatttgcatctaatggttgttcggtcggtttcggttatGGAGAGATTGAATTTTAGAGACCCGCACCCGCCCGTATGCAACCGTTCATGCCCAGTTTTTCGCAATTTTTTGACCCGTGACCCGACCCGCACCTGACCGAATGCTTCTATATGTTGTCGGTTATATCGGTTTCGAGTCGGGTCTCGGGTTCATGCTCACCCCTAGCTCTGACGCCAATTTAGGCTGCATTAGGTGATGAcctaaacaaaaaaatgaatcCATGTGATGTTATTTTTTGATTCGGGCTTCTTTATACTTGATGTGGCCAAAAATTTGCTCCAAGACCATTCCGTGGCTTCATCTTTGAATTTAAGAAAAGATTATTCATTTCACAAGTTTTTCTCTTCGTCTAcggacataaaaataaatagataaataacaatgattgtaaagaataagtaaaaaaaaaagacaatgatataaagaagtaaaaaaaaagattgtcaaaaaaaagtaaaaaaaaaagacaatgatatatatatcgtaaagaaaaatagaatgcaaaataaaaaattcataagtttagtaacaaaaaaaataaaaatcataagtTTTATTTCATGTAACAACGGTAATTAAACACTATTATCGGGGTTTAACCTAAAACCATATAGCAGTATtatttgtcatttcgtctacaaacataaaataattcgataaataataatagttgtaattgtgaagaaaaagaaaaattaatcatTGAGACTTGAAAGGAATGAGAGTGAgatagggttttttttttattgacccCATTCTCccccattttattttattttattttattttattttattgcagAATATAAACACATTTATAGACATCTGGCATTCATATCCCATTATTACATCTCATAATAATACTTTTCAAGACCatacaaataatatataaaattactcCTTATGGTAATTTAAAGTTCATgttttttaacttaaaaaactaggatgaaaaaaaaaagggacaaaaacaaaaggaaattgaaaataaaacagaaattaaaactCATTCATCATCTTCTCTTTATCAGCAGAACAATCAGCATCCCATATCTTCACATAATACTGCAGCTTGAAGTATTTTCATCATTGAAAAAGTTGGAATATGAATCTTGGCGATATTGAGGAGGTGGAGGATACATGTAATTAGCAGCCATTGGTGGTTTTGCATACATCATTGGTTGAAATCTTTCATTTACATTTTCTCCACCAATTGGTATTTCCCTTTGTTGATTCATCATTGAAGTCATGTATTGTTGTTGGTAAGGATTTCCACCCATCATTATATTAGGACCACTGTATCCGCTTGCATGAACACCACTACTAGTCGCCGTGCCTGCAAAAAGGCCTTGTACAGCTGGCATGTTGGTTCCCATTTGGTTCATCCTTGACATGTTGGTTCTCATCGCTCCTCCCATGGAGACCATATTAGGATGATGACCTTGATAATGCATGTTTGGGAATACATTGTTATTTGGAATTTCAGCACTACCACCAACATTCttatttccatttttaccctcCGACGTTCCACCTTCATTTTTGCCACCATTGTTTATGTTACCTCCACCTTGATTTTGACTATAATGATTTCCTTCTCCACAACCCAAGCCATGAAATTGAACAGTCTCAAGTCCACCACCACTTTCCTTACCATTTCCCCCACCGTTCTTGTCGTCGTTTTCACTACCCTTTTGAGCATTCATTAGTTGAAAATGATTCACACCATTCATCATCATGTGAGCAGGACCATTACCCCCCATTGGAAGTTTCATTGTTTGTTGTCGATTATCCATTTCATCATCAGACTCATCATCAGaatattcatcatcatcatcagaaaaATCATCATCTTCAGGCAAACTGAGCTTAACATCTTTCATATTTGGATTTTGATTTGGTGGCATCTTGATGCTCATGTTCATGTCCTTAAATTGAGGAACATTCAGATTTCCAAACCCTTTCATTTGTTGAAGTTGTTGCAATTGTTGTTGAGGATTTTGTCCT
Coding sequences within it:
- the LOC123896308 gene encoding heavy metal-associated isoprenylated plant protein 32, whose translation is MSNEEILKIQKYVLKVNIHCGGCKQKVKKILKKIDGVFITEIDAEQGMVTVYGNVGPNVVIKKLAKSGKPAVIWGNPNANNNNNLNNIANQMKNMQIDNGNDGRNNNNNTATTNNNNLNILGREIFSSRNSIPNQFFSSSDGRQNNQNQPKDSVGGQHQQGQNPQHQQFQQQLQGQNPQQQLQQLQQMKGFGNLNVPQFKDMNMSIKMPPNQNPNMKDVKLSLPEDDDFSDDDDEYSDDESDDEMDNRQQTMKLPMGGNGPAHMMMNGVNHFQLMNAQKGSENDDKNGGGNGKESGGGLETVQFHGLGCGEGNHYSQNQGGGNINNGGKNEGGTSEGKNGNKNVGGSAEIPNNNVFPNMHYQGHHPNMVSMGGAMRTNMSRMNQMGTNMPAVQGLFAGTATSSGVHASGYSGPNIMMGGNPYQQQYMTSMMNQQREIPIGGENVNERFQPMMYAKPPMAANYMYPPPPQYRQDSYSNFFNDENTSSCSIM